One region of Aminivibrio sp. genomic DNA includes:
- a CDS encoding GrdX family protein, whose product MSCRRLLVTNNPLLRNTVPSCDFVEGDSLAVLLRSRDFVHMGWILLSHPLYGNLRPHQHPYRSVLLERPAGESRPPLDLQSLEYVENALGVYSAEKERILTDRGMPGAVRDDFAYIDAELMKESLSRYGLWPGESLKNGH is encoded by the coding sequence ATGTCCTGTCGCAGGCTTCTTGTCACCAACAATCCCCTTTTGCGGAACACCGTCCCGTCCTGCGATTTTGTCGAGGGCGATTCTCTCGCTGTTCTCCTGCGGTCGAGAGATTTTGTCCACATGGGCTGGATTCTACTGTCCCACCCCCTTTACGGCAATCTCCGCCCCCACCAGCACCCGTACCGCTCCGTCCTCCTGGAGCGTCCCGCCGGTGAATCAAGGCCGCCTCTCGACCTCCAGTCCCTGGAATACGTTGAAAACGCCCTCGGTGTGTATTCCGCCGAGAAGGAGCGGATTCTCACCGACAGGGGAATGCCCGGCGCCGTCCGGGACGATTTCGCCTATATAGACGCCGAGCTCATGAAGGAAAGCCTTTCCCGGTACGGCCTGTGGCCGGGAGAATCTTTGAAGAACGGTCATTGA